The nucleotide sequence CTCGTCGTCGGAACTGCCGGGAGCCTCCAGTCGAACCCAAGCAACGTCGGAGCCCATGTTCTGAAAAAGGCGGGTGCCCTTAACCACGGGCTTTCCTTCCAGAACCTCGGGGTCTACTATGAGCTTTGCCCTGTACCTGTATGGTTGGGAGAGGCTGTCGCCGCTGGCGCACTGGCTGACGGGCATCCCGGTGGCCCTCGGCGGCGCGGCGTCGAGCGTCCTGGTGGTGGCCTCCAACGCCTGGATGCAGAACCCCGGGGGAGTGGAGCTGGTGCCGGGCTTATCATTGGCGGGCTACCGGTGCCGCGGGAGCGGCGCGTGGTGGGGGCGGTCGACATCCCCGGGGCGCTGAGCTGGCTGGCTTTCCGTGACACCGGGGCCGAGGTGGCCGGCCTCGAACGGGTCAAACAGCGAGGGCTCGCGGTGCTCCCCGTCGAACAGAACCTACGGCGGGCGCTGGAAATCGCCGACTACGCCTACGTCATGGAATCGGGACAAATCGTCCTCTCCGGCCCAGGCCGGCAGCTCGTCGGTAGCCCCACCGTGGCCAGCGCCTACTTCGGCCGGCTCCGGTGCTGAGGCCGTCCGCACGGCCCCGAGCGCCCGGACGTAGACCGAAAAGAGGGGGTCAGGGCAACATGGCCGCACCGCAGACCGCGCGG is from Bacillota bacterium and encodes:
- a CDS encoding cytochrome ubiquinol oxidase subunit I; the encoded protein is MSFALYLYGWERLSPLAHWLTGIPVALGGAASSVLVVASNAWMQNPGGVELVPGLSLAGYRCRGSGAWWGRSTSPGR